The genomic interval AAAGAATAGATACGTAATATCAGATATCAGGGCAGAATGAATTATTGTGAAACAAACAGGAGTGTGACACCAATAATAAGTGCCTAAGTCAATGGTTCCATCACACAGGAATAGCTAGTTTAGATAAGCAGGGGGCGTTACCTTTAGAGGTGAGGATATGGCAGGTTAAACACACTTCTTATTAAAAAAAGAGCAGAAAAAAAACGGCCCTTTCCGAGGACCGCTTTTTCCGTTATGCTCTTGATACATATTTGCCTTCTGTTGTATTGATTACTAACTCATCTCCCTGATTCACAAAGAAGGGAACTTGTACCGTGTATCCGGTTTCCAGCGTGGCAGGCTTTGTCCCCCCACTTGCGGTGTCACCTTTCACTCCCGGTTCTGTTTCCGCCACCGTTAATTCCACGTTTTTAGGAAGTTCAACACCGATGATTTCACCTTCATACGTCGTAACCGAAACCTCCATGTTTTCCTTCATGAAATTTAGTTCATTTTCAATTTGGCTTGTTTGCAGTTCCAGTTGTTCGTATGTTTGTGTATCCATAAATGCGTGCGTATCACCGGATGCATACAAATATTGCATCTTTCTGTTCTCAATGTGTGCTTTGCTCACTTTTTCGCCGGCGCGGAATGTTTTTTCTTGGATATTGCCGTTCCGCAGATTCCGAAGTTTAGATCTGACAAATGCAGCACCTTTTCCAGGCTTAACATGCTGGAAGTCCACTACTTGCCAGATGTCATTATCCACTTCAATCGTTAGTCCGGTCTTGAAATCATTTACTGAAATCATTTAAAATCCTCCTGTTACGCTATAGTTGAATGAGATCTTTCGGTGCGGATGTTAGCCGGTCATTGCCAGATTCAGTTACAACGATATCATCCTCAATGCGGCAGCCGCCAACGTTCGGAACATAAATACCTGGCTCAACCGTAACAACCATACCGGCTTTGAGCTCTTTATCAGAACGAAATGACAGGCTTGGACTCTCATGCAC from Lentibacillus cibarius carries:
- the efp gene encoding elongation factor P, whose product is MISVNDFKTGLTIEVDNDIWQVVDFQHVKPGKGAAFVRSKLRNLRNGNIQEKTFRAGEKVSKAHIENRKMQYLYASGDTHAFMDTQTYEQLELQTSQIENELNFMKENMEVSVTTYEGEIIGVELPKNVELTVAETEPGVKGDTASGGTKPATLETGYTVQVPFFVNQGDELVINTTEGKYVSRA